In Mesorhizobium sp., one DNA window encodes the following:
- a CDS encoding SDR family oxidoreductase: MSAASHRLDNKVAIVTGAASGFGEGMARRFAEEGANVVVADLNAREAERVADEIGANAIFTATDVTNRSQIDAMVYAAMQAFGRIDVMVNNAGFTHRSGDLLEVDEGTFDLIADVNMKSIYFSTLAVVPIMERQGGGSIITTASTSGIRPQAGFTWYNASKGWAITATKSMALDLAPKKIRVNCLCPVSGDTPMLARFMGADTPEIRDQIRAAIPLGRLSTPLDVANAALWLASDEAAFITGIALEVDGGFDI, translated from the coding sequence ATGTCTGCAGCATCGCATCGCCTCGACAACAAAGTCGCCATCGTCACCGGCGCCGCTTCCGGCTTCGGCGAGGGCATGGCGCGGCGTTTCGCCGAGGAGGGCGCCAACGTCGTCGTTGCCGACCTCAACGCCCGCGAGGCCGAACGCGTGGCCGACGAGATCGGCGCCAATGCTATCTTCACCGCGACGGACGTGACCAACCGCTCGCAGATCGACGCGATGGTCTATGCCGCGATGCAGGCCTTCGGCCGCATCGACGTCATGGTCAACAATGCCGGCTTCACCCACCGCAGCGGCGACCTGCTCGAGGTCGACGAGGGGACGTTCGACCTCATCGCCGACGTCAACATGAAATCGATCTATTTCTCGACGCTCGCGGTCGTGCCGATCATGGAGCGCCAGGGCGGCGGCTCGATCATCACGACCGCGTCCACCTCCGGGATCAGACCGCAGGCCGGCTTTACCTGGTACAATGCATCGAAGGGCTGGGCGATCACCGCGACCAAATCGATGGCGCTGGACCTCGCGCCGAAGAAGATCCGGGTCAACTGCCTGTGCCCGGTCTCGGGCGACACGCCGATGCTCGCCCGCTTCATGGGCGCCGACACGCCTGAAATCCGCGACCAGATTCGCGCGGCGATTCCGCTCGGCCGGCTGTCGACACCGCTCGACGTGGCGAATGCCGCGCTCTGGCTGGCGTCCGACGAAGCCGCCTTCATCACCGGCATCGCGCTCGAGGTCGATGGCGGCTTCGATATCTGA
- a CDS encoding beta-ketoacyl-ACP synthase III, with the protein MHRVAITGTGIFTPEEVITNAELVASYNEYANRQNARHAEEIAAGTRAALPMSSEEFIVKASGIERRHVMNKSGVLDPDRMMPKLRPRADEELSIMAEIAVDAANKALAQAGRTAGEVDAVICAASNHERAYPAIAVEIQQALGIKGFAFDMNVACSSATFGIQAAADMIRSGSARAILMVNPEITSGHQEWRDRDCHFIFGDVCTAVLMERIDGEVDGAWEILSTRLLTEFSNNIRNNNGFLRRTHDQMGERRDMQFMQEGRKVFKQVVPMVAELMLTHLTDEGMKPSDLSRMWLHQANKSMNDFIGQKVLGREPTREEQPNVLQDYANTSSAGSIIAFSKFSDDLPAGSLGVICSFGAGYSAGSVIVRRM; encoded by the coding sequence ATGCACAGGGTTGCCATCACCGGCACGGGCATCTTCACGCCCGAAGAGGTCATCACCAATGCCGAACTGGTGGCTTCGTACAACGAATACGCAAACCGGCAGAACGCGCGGCATGCCGAGGAGATCGCGGCCGGGACGCGCGCGGCCCTGCCGATGTCGAGCGAGGAGTTCATCGTCAAGGCATCGGGCATCGAACGCCGCCATGTGATGAACAAGTCGGGCGTGCTCGATCCCGACCGGATGATGCCGAAGTTGAGACCTCGCGCCGACGAGGAGCTTTCGATCATGGCCGAGATCGCCGTCGACGCCGCCAACAAGGCTCTGGCGCAGGCCGGGCGCACGGCGGGCGAGGTCGACGCCGTCATCTGCGCCGCGTCCAATCACGAGCGCGCCTATCCGGCGATCGCGGTGGAAATCCAGCAGGCGCTGGGCATCAAGGGGTTCGCCTTCGACATGAACGTCGCCTGCTCGTCGGCGACCTTCGGCATACAGGCGGCCGCCGACATGATCCGCTCGGGCTCGGCACGCGCCATCCTGATGGTCAATCCGGAGATCACCTCGGGCCATCAGGAGTGGCGCGACCGCGACTGCCATTTCATCTTCGGCGACGTCTGCACGGCCGTGCTCATGGAGCGGATCGACGGCGAGGTCGACGGCGCCTGGGAGATCCTCTCCACCCGCCTGCTCACCGAATTCTCCAACAATATCCGCAACAACAACGGTTTCCTGCGCCGCACGCACGACCAGATGGGCGAACGCCGCGACATGCAGTTCATGCAGGAGGGCCGCAAGGTCTTCAAGCAGGTCGTGCCGATGGTGGCGGAGCTGATGCTCACCCATCTCACGGACGAGGGCATGAAGCCCTCGGATCTAAGCCGCATGTGGCTGCATCAGGCCAACAAGAGCATGAACGACTTCATCGGCCAGAAGGTGCTCGGCCGGGAGCCGACGCGGGAAGAACAGCCGAACGTGCTGCAGGATTATGCCAACACCTCCTCGGCTGGTTCGATCATCGCCTTCTCGAAATTCTCCGACGACCTTCCCGCCGGCAGCCTCGGCGTCATCTGCTCCTTCGGCGCCGGCTACTCGGCCGGCAGCGTCATCGTGCGGCGGATGTAG
- a CDS encoding type II toxin-antitoxin system HicB family antitoxin, producing MLKIDFEREDDGRWIAEIVSLPGVMAYGATREEARGRVEALALRTLADRLDHGEEVPEVGQLFVAA from the coding sequence TTGCTGAAGATCGATTTCGAACGCGAGGACGACGGTCGATGGATCGCCGAGATTGTCTCTCTGCCGGGTGTCATGGCTTATGGCGCGACCCGCGAAGAGGCGCGCGGACGGGTTGAGGCTCTGGCGCTGCGCACGCTCGCCGATCGGCTCGATCACGGCGAGGAAGTCCCCGAAGTCGGCCAGTTATTCGTCGCCGCATGA
- a CDS encoding type II toxin-antitoxin system HicA family toxin codes for MLSALERIGWTIKRQTGSHRVLARDGWTNVVFAFHDREEIGPKMLARIARQTGLKPEDL; via the coding sequence GTGCTCTCGGCTCTGGAGCGTATCGGCTGGACGATCAAGCGGCAGACGGGTTCCCACCGGGTTCTTGCCAGGGACGGATGGACAAACGTCGTCTTTGCGTTCCACGACCGGGAAGAAATCGGCCCGAAGATGCTGGCGAGGATCGCTCGCCAGACGGGGCTGAAGCCCGAAGACCTCTAA
- a CDS encoding DUF2189 domain-containing protein: protein MPRVNALTTADIRAALMEGLSDFARAPLFGLFFGGIFAVAGILIVLALTVWDKSWMIYPVAIGFPLVGPFAAVGLYEVSRRLEAGRPLIWSEVLSVVWAQRLRELSWMAFVMLFVFWIWMYQVRLLVAILLGRMSFSTLEKFLTLVLSTGQGWLFLAVGHVVGAALALILFSITVISIPLLMEREVDFITAMITSVRTVVASPVAMLSWGLVVTLCVILACLPFFLGLLVILPVLGHATWHLYRRAVVPLART, encoded by the coding sequence ATGCCGCGTGTCAACGCACTGACGACCGCCGACATCAGGGCGGCGCTGATGGAGGGTCTGTCCGATTTCGCCCGCGCGCCGCTGTTCGGCCTGTTCTTCGGCGGCATCTTTGCCGTTGCCGGCATCCTCATCGTCCTGGCCCTGACGGTCTGGGACAAGTCGTGGATGATCTATCCGGTCGCTATCGGATTCCCGCTGGTCGGCCCTTTCGCGGCCGTTGGGCTTTACGAGGTCAGCCGCAGGCTGGAGGCCGGGCGGCCCCTGATCTGGAGCGAAGTGCTCTCGGTCGTCTGGGCCCAGCGGCTCAGGGAACTGTCCTGGATGGCTTTCGTCATGCTCTTCGTCTTCTGGATCTGGATGTATCAGGTCCGGCTGCTGGTCGCGATCTTGCTCGGGCGAATGTCCTTCTCGACGCTGGAGAAGTTCCTGACCCTGGTTCTGTCGACCGGGCAGGGATGGCTGTTCCTGGCGGTTGGGCATGTGGTCGGCGCCGCCCTGGCGCTGATCCTGTTCTCCATCACGGTCATCTCGATTCCGCTGCTGATGGAACGCGAGGTCGATTTCATCACGGCGATGATCACCAGCGTGCGCACCGTGGTGGCGAGCCCGGTGGCGATGCTGTCATGGGGGCTGGTCGTCACGCTGTGCGTGATCCTCGCCTGCCTGCCCTTCTTCCTCGGTCTTCTGGTGATCCTGCCGGTGCTCGGCCACGCCACATGGCATCTCTACCGTCGCGCGGTCGTGCCGTTGGCCCGGACCTGA
- a CDS encoding CAP domain-containing protein, translated as MTKTVAKIFWPLGITIAALLMVLALSGCQSISLLRIEGAGANASAEEHLAAIRKSAGLSPLAPDAQLEKAARQQAELMAASGRMKHTTGRGKDFLTRVRGNGIEGAAAENIAYGRFGLDELFSAWANSPGHRRNMLDPRFSRFGLASAKGEGDRRYWSLIVAR; from the coding sequence TTGACCAAGACCGTCGCGAAAATCTTCTGGCCGCTCGGCATCACGATCGCCGCGCTCTTGATGGTGCTGGCACTCTCGGGCTGCCAGTCGATCTCGCTGTTGAGGATCGAGGGCGCGGGCGCCAATGCGAGCGCGGAGGAGCACCTCGCCGCGATCCGCAAGAGCGCGGGGCTCTCGCCGCTTGCCCCCGACGCGCAACTGGAAAAGGCCGCGCGGCAGCAGGCCGAACTGATGGCGGCGTCCGGCCGGATGAAGCATACGACCGGGCGCGGGAAGGACTTCCTCACGCGGGTGCGCGGCAACGGCATCGAAGGCGCCGCCGCCGAGAACATTGCTTATGGCCGCTTCGGACTCGACGAGCTGTTTTCCGCCTGGGCCAACTCGCCCGGACATCGGAGGAACATGCTCGACCCGCGCTTCTCGCGCTTCGGCCTCGCCTCTGCCAAGGGCGAAGGCGACCGGCGCTACTGGTCGCTGATCGTCGCGCGCTGA